ACGATCGGAGCTGATGGCGCTTCCCCAGATCCGGGTGAACAGGGCGCCGGGGGTCTCGCCGCGCAGTTCCCGCCAGGCGTTGAGCGCTGCGACGGGGTCGGTGACCGGGTGCTGGCCGTCGGCGACGGCGACCTGTTGGCCGTGGCCGTCCTGGTCGGTCTTGGCTTGCCGGATGTGGAGCAGGAGTCCGGCGGGCTTGGGTTCGACGTCGGCGAGGTCGAGGGCGACGAGCTCGGCGCGGCGCATGGCGGAGGCGTAGCCGAGCAGGATGATCGCGGCGTCGCGGATGCCGTGTGGGGTGATGCGGTCGATGCCGGCCACGATCTGCCGGATGTCTTCGACCGAGAGTGGACGAGCGAGCCGTCGGGGTGCGGCACCGTGGGTGCGGCGCAGGCCGCGGCGGACTTGGCGGACGGCTTCGGAAGCGATCGGGTCGGGGACTCCGAGGGTGCGGTGGACGTGCCGGATGACGGTGCAGGCCATGTCGAGGGTGGCGGTGGCGCGTCCGGCTTCGGCGCGTTCGGTCAGGTAGGCGCACACGGTGAGCGGGTCCGCGGGCACGGCGGCGACCCCACGGGTTGTGCACCAGCGGTGCCATTGGCCCCAAACGACGTCGTACCCACGGCGGGTGCCGTCGGTGCGGGCGGC
The nucleotide sequence above comes from Nocardioides massiliensis. Encoded proteins:
- a CDS encoding integrase → MNTLLLAALPAAARPAMASTTDDPDLTRAGLTPVDAARIGEALAAARTDGTRRGYDVVWGQWHRWCTTRGVAAVPADPLTVCAYLTERAEAGRATATLDMACTVIRHVHRTLGVPDPIASEAVRQVRRGLRRTHGAAPRRLARPLSVEDIRQIVAGIDRITPHGIRDAAIILLGYASAMRRAELVALDLADVEPKPAGLLLHIRQAKTDQDGHGQQVAVADGQHPVTDPVAALNAWRELRGETPGALFTRIWGSAISSDRLSGATSPPGCSAPAQKPPASTAPGSPPTPFAPDTPPPPPSPASPSTGSPPRPDTKTSASS